A stretch of Peteryoungia algae DNA encodes these proteins:
- a CDS encoding 2-hydroxyacid dehydrogenase: protein MSDKRPVVIDLRFARETVVSALRSAFPDRPVIDMGDPANADRDLSDAEFAIVWKPDPALFRRATGLKAIFSGGAGVDHILSAYELPDLPIVRFVDRSLTDRMSEWVVWQCLHHLRNGIAYAGQQREHVWNEIAEQPEARDVTVGVMGLGVLGADAVRKLKVMGFDVIGWSRRAKSIAGLETFDAAGLDAFLGRTDILVGLLPLTEDTRGIYDCALFSKLRSTGALDGPIFLNAGRGGSQNEAELIECLADGTLKAASLDVFENEPLVTDSPLWSMPNAIVTPHAAAASDVRALFRHVEAQIARLESGKPLEFVVDRTSGY, encoded by the coding sequence ATGTCCGACAAACGCCCCGTCGTCATCGACCTCCGCTTCGCGCGCGAGACTGTGGTCTCCGCACTGCGTTCGGCCTTTCCAGATCGGCCTGTCATCGACATGGGCGACCCCGCCAATGCCGACCGAGACCTTTCCGATGCGGAATTCGCCATCGTCTGGAAGCCGGATCCGGCGCTCTTCCGCCGTGCCACGGGGTTGAAGGCCATCTTCTCCGGTGGTGCCGGCGTCGATCACATCCTCTCGGCCTATGAACTCCCCGACCTTCCCATCGTGCGCTTCGTCGATCGCAGCCTGACGGATCGCATGAGCGAGTGGGTTGTTTGGCAATGCCTCCACCATCTGCGCAACGGCATCGCCTATGCCGGGCAACAGCGGGAGCACGTCTGGAATGAAATCGCCGAACAGCCGGAAGCCCGTGACGTCACGGTCGGCGTCATGGGTCTCGGTGTCCTCGGTGCCGATGCCGTCCGCAAGCTGAAGGTCATGGGTTTCGATGTCATCGGCTGGTCGCGTCGTGCCAAGTCGATCGCCGGTCTCGAAACCTTCGATGCCGCAGGCCTCGATGCCTTCCTGGGTCGCACCGACATCCTCGTCGGCCTCCTGCCGCTGACCGAGGACACGCGCGGCATCTACGATTGCGCGCTCTTCTCGAAGCTCCGCAGCACTGGCGCCTTGGACGGTCCCATCTTCCTCAATGCGGGTCGTGGTGGCAGCCAGAACGAAGCCGAATTAATTGAGTGTCTCGCCGACGGTACGCTGAAGGCAGCATCCCTGGACGTCTTCGAAAATGAGCCGCTTGTCACCGACAGCCCGCTCTGGTCGATGCCCAATGCGATCGTGACGCCCCATGCGGCAGCGGCATCGGATGTTCGTGCACTTTTCCGCCATGTAGAGGCGCAGATCGCTCGTCTGGAAAGCGGCAAACCGCTCGAATTCGTCGTCGACCGCACATCCGGCTACTGA